In Fibrobacter sp. UWB15, the following proteins share a genomic window:
- a CDS encoding penicillin-binding protein activator LpoB: MRKLFAILALGCSLCMVACSSGGKTVTRIDTNSTTDLSGKWNDTDSRLVADEMISGCLGSTKIEKIIGEMGRTPTVVIGKVRNKSHEHISVETFIKDMERALLNSGAVDFVANSAERAELREEVRDQQGNATEETSKELHQETGADWMLTGTINTIVDQEGGQSVIFYQVDLELTDLQSHKKLWMGDKKIKKFISKDSVKL, encoded by the coding sequence ATGCGTAAATTGTTTGCTATTCTCGCTCTCGGTTGCAGCCTCTGCATGGTCGCTTGCAGCAGCGGTGGCAAGACTGTCACTCGTATCGACACTAATTCTACAACGGACCTTTCGGGTAAGTGGAACGACACCGACTCCCGCTTGGTGGCTGATGAAATGATTTCTGGCTGCTTGGGTAGCACCAAGATTGAAAAGATTATCGGCGAAATGGGCCGTACCCCGACTGTCGTGATCGGTAAGGTTCGCAACAAGAGCCACGAACACATCAGCGTCGAAACCTTTATCAAGGACATGGAACGTGCCCTCTTGAATTCTGGCGCAGTTGACTTCGTTGCCAACTCTGCCGAACGTGCCGAACTCCGTGAAGAAGTCCGCGACCAACAGGGTAACGCTACTGAAGAAACCTCCAAGGAACTCCACCAGGAAACCGGTGCTGACTGGATGCTGACCGGCACCATCAATACCATCGTTGACCAGGAAGGCGGCCAGTCCGTTATTTTCTACCAGGTGGATCTCGAACTCACCGACCTGCAGAGCCACAAGAAACTCTGGATGGGTGACAAGAAGATCAAGAAGTTCATCTCTAAGGATTCTGTGAAGCTTTAA
- the nirJ1 gene encoding putative heme d1 biosynthesis radical SAM protein NirJ1, translating into MISITKLLMDTPNYGDQLRYEPKAHESKNGVVPGRGPVVVWNCTKTCNLSCVHCYARSEAIKYQNELTHEEGLALIDQLADFKVPVILFSGGEPLLRPDFFELANYAASKGIRPTISTNGTCITPDVAKKLKDMGVGYVGISLDGCEATHDKFRGKEGAYKLALRGIRNCVATGQKVGLRFTITRYNVQDLNAIFDLLEAENIDRVCFYHLVYSGRGSAMVQNDLNHEESRKAMDLIIDRTLDFKKRGINKEILTVDNHADAVYLYLRMKREDPARAEKVLELIRRNGGNRSGMAFGNVDSIGNVHPDQFTQYITLGNVRERNFGEIWSDESNPIMAGLKNRKPILKGRCPKCAYLNLCNGNFRTRAEAVTGDFWEEDPACYLTDEEING; encoded by the coding sequence ATGATCAGTATTACCAAGCTCTTGATGGACACCCCGAACTATGGGGATCAGCTACGTTACGAACCCAAAGCCCATGAATCGAAGAATGGGGTTGTGCCCGGTCGCGGCCCGGTGGTGGTATGGAACTGCACCAAGACCTGCAACTTGAGTTGCGTGCACTGCTATGCCCGTTCCGAGGCCATCAAGTACCAGAACGAACTGACCCACGAAGAAGGCTTGGCTTTGATCGACCAGTTGGCCGATTTTAAGGTGCCGGTGATTCTCTTTAGCGGTGGTGAACCGCTTTTGCGCCCGGACTTTTTTGAATTGGCAAATTATGCAGCCTCTAAAGGCATTCGCCCGACAATCAGCACGAACGGTACCTGCATTACGCCCGATGTTGCAAAGAAACTCAAGGACATGGGTGTGGGCTACGTGGGTATCAGCTTAGACGGTTGCGAAGCGACTCATGACAAATTCCGCGGCAAGGAAGGCGCTTACAAGCTCGCTTTGCGCGGTATCCGTAACTGTGTGGCTACGGGCCAGAAGGTGGGCCTTCGCTTTACCATTACGCGCTACAACGTGCAAGACTTGAATGCGATTTTTGACTTGCTCGAAGCCGAAAATATCGACCGCGTGTGCTTCTATCACTTGGTTTACAGCGGCCGCGGCTCGGCGATGGTGCAAAACGACTTGAACCATGAAGAAAGCCGCAAAGCCATGGATTTGATTATTGACCGCACGCTCGACTTCAAGAAGCGCGGAATCAACAAGGAAATACTTACAGTCGACAACCACGCCGATGCCGTTTACCTTTACCTGCGCATGAAGCGCGAAGATCCTGCCCGTGCCGAGAAGGTGCTGGAACTCATCCGGCGCAATGGTGGTAACCGTAGCGGTATGGCCTTTGGAAACGTCGATAGCATCGGAAACGTTCACCCCGACCAGTTTACGCAGTATATTACACTTGGCAACGTACGCGAACGTAATTTCGGCGAAATCTGGAGTGACGAATCGAACCCGATTATGGCGGGCCTCAAGAACCGTAAGCCGATTCTGAAGGGACGCTGCCCCAAGTGCGCCTACCTGAATCTCTGTAACGGAAACTTCCGTACCCGCGCCGAGGCTGTAACGGGCGATTTCTGGGAAGAGGACCCGGCTTGCTACCTGACCGACGAAGAGATTAATGGATAA
- a CDS encoding Lrp/AsnC family transcriptional regulator has protein sequence MTELEQHLLAIIQDAFPLEEHPYLVLAEQLGSDEQSVFAAIENLRRSGIIRRIGGVYDSKALGFISRLCAGKVPSTVSGAADDSALEKFAAVVNVIPAITHNYVRSHEYNVWFTVMAQSEAEIQKIVDEVCANTELHDVHILSATEKFKINTVMKGAGAPANRIGDEKRHCEPKAKQSPAHFLSANDRARIRIACNDIPHTLTPFKDWDVSCDELREDLALRRMRRFGAILRHQEAGFAFNAMVCFAETVDSRQWSVDRNSVNPAGAILASKPYISHCYERPAFEGFPYTLYAMMHAQSAEDLDRYIKEAAKSIGKPDYAVLHSVRELKKTSFEFFA, from the coding sequence ATGACTGAACTTGAACAGCATCTTCTCGCTATCATCCAGGATGCCTTCCCGCTGGAAGAACACCCGTATCTGGTGTTGGCGGAACAGCTCGGCTCCGATGAACAGAGCGTTTTTGCCGCGATCGAGAATTTGCGCCGGTCGGGTATAATCCGCCGCATCGGGGGAGTTTATGATTCCAAGGCGCTCGGTTTTATTTCACGCCTTTGCGCGGGCAAGGTGCCGTCAACCGTTTCCGGCGCTGCTGACGATTCTGCTCTAGAAAAATTTGCTGCCGTTGTTAATGTGATTCCTGCCATTACCCACAATTACGTGCGCAGCCACGAATACAACGTGTGGTTTACGGTCATGGCCCAATCTGAAGCAGAGATTCAAAAGATAGTCGATGAAGTTTGTGCGAATACGGAACTGCACGATGTCCATATCCTTAGTGCGACCGAGAAGTTCAAGATTAACACGGTGATGAAGGGCGCTGGCGCACCAGCAAACAGAATTGGTGACGAAAAACGTCATTGCGAGCCGAAGGCGAAGCAATCTCCTGCCCACTTCTTATCCGCAAATGACAGAGCCCGTATCCGTATTGCTTGCAATGACATACCGCATACGCTCACCCCGTTCAAGGATTGGGATGTTTCGTGTGACGAACTCCGCGAAGACTTGGCGTTAAGACGGATGCGCCGTTTCGGGGCAATTCTTAGACATCAAGAGGCTGGTTTTGCTTTTAATGCGATGGTCTGCTTTGCGGAAACAGTAGACAGTAGACAGTGGTCAGTAGACAGGAACTCGGTTAATCCTGCTGGAGCAATTCTTGCAAGCAAGCCTTACATTTCGCACTGTTACGAGCGGCCGGCTTTCGAAGGCTTTCCGTACACGCTGTATGCTATGATGCATGCGCAATCTGCCGAAGATTTAGACCGCTACATCAAAGAGGCTGCCAAATCCATTGGCAAACCCGACTACGCAGTTTTACATTCGGTGCGTGAACTCAAGAAGACAAGCTTTGAATTTTTCGCCTAA
- a CDS encoding CotH kinase family protein encodes MILSARKINLFKLLAAFLCCIGLYACYWAEPENDPENLTIDDSMYPYAGLPRIVIETEDFAGVRDRETEIPSHLQIYGEKAPESEVYELTVRGRGNSSFKMPKYGLKLEFKDKVKLLGMPKNRDWALIANYGDKTHLRNYMMTRLSEWLGAKYTPKMQFVEVYLNRKYMGLYLFSETVKVAKNRVNIEKNDTTFLVEKEDSKKFDPPYIQTDNNGYYYHIKSPKNPSPETEELLKNHLNAFENFMAEQYLHKASEIKDWIDIDDYLLCYWVQEYSKNEDGNYARSVFFTWKKGEPIHFGPLWDFDLAFGNASREQNKNPEDWYIRRYRLNYYIVHNSLVDNAAINYWNEHRETFKELIDSIPVYRSIIEKAIKNEYRRWPIIRNTENWALKDPYDSYDEAVETMIEWMKQRYQWIDKEIGY; translated from the coding sequence GTGATTCTTTCTGCCCGCAAAATAAACTTGTTCAAACTACTTGCCGCATTTCTTTGTTGCATCGGTTTGTACGCATGTTACTGGGCTGAACCAGAAAATGATCCCGAAAATTTGACTATAGACGATTCCATGTATCCTTATGCCGGACTCCCGAGAATCGTAATTGAAACCGAAGACTTTGCAGGTGTTCGTGACCGAGAAACCGAGATTCCTTCGCACCTGCAAATCTATGGCGAAAAAGCCCCCGAAAGCGAAGTCTACGAACTGACCGTGCGCGGCCGCGGCAATTCCAGTTTTAAAATGCCCAAGTACGGCCTAAAACTTGAATTTAAAGACAAAGTAAAACTCCTTGGAATGCCCAAGAATCGTGATTGGGCACTGATTGCTAATTATGGCGACAAGACCCATTTGCGTAACTACATGATGACCCGCCTTTCGGAATGGCTCGGTGCCAAGTATACGCCTAAAATGCAGTTTGTGGAAGTTTACCTGAATCGTAAATATATGGGGTTATACTTGTTCTCCGAAACGGTGAAGGTGGCCAAGAATCGCGTCAATATTGAAAAAAATGACACCACATTTTTAGTCGAAAAAGAAGATTCCAAAAAATTTGACCCGCCCTACATTCAGACGGACAATAACGGATACTACTACCACATTAAATCTCCCAAGAATCCGTCACCCGAAACAGAAGAACTTTTGAAAAACCACTTGAACGCTTTTGAAAATTTCATGGCGGAACAATACCTTCATAAGGCAAGCGAAATCAAGGACTGGATTGATATCGACGACTACCTTCTCTGTTACTGGGTGCAGGAATATTCTAAAAACGAAGACGGCAATTACGCCCGCAGCGTTTTCTTCACCTGGAAAAAAGGAGAACCGATCCACTTTGGACCGCTATGGGATTTTGATTTGGCCTTTGGGAACGCCTCTCGTGAACAGAACAAGAATCCTGAAGACTGGTATATTCGCAGATACCGCCTGAATTACTATATCGTTCACAATTCTTTAGTCGACAATGCCGCTATCAATTATTGGAACGAACATCGAGAAACCTTCAAGGAACTGATTGACAGCATTCCTGTTTACCGCTCCATTATCGAAAAGGCGATTAAGAACGAATATCGTCGTTGGCCCATAATTCGAAATACAGAAAACTGGGCGCTTAAGGATCCTTACGATTCTTATGACGAGGCTGTTGAGACCATGATCGAATGGATGAAACAACGTTACCAGTGGATTGACAAAGAAATCGGCTATTGA
- the hemA gene encoding glutamyl-tRNA reductase, translating to MRKIYMAGMSHKVAEIAVREKFYIPMDVKTNALSNSPFDELLILATCNRTEVYVASDRDLSDAELVQYVCKLAGQSYDDFAKFFYFKSDDEVAHHVMNVCAGLDSVAMGEDQILHQIGRAYETAHQLHATGNTLNKLFQSAIHTTKRIKTETNLSKLSCNIPFLAMKQVQHTFDDLENRTVYIVGLGEMGSLMLKYVQENTTKIFASSKTFANAEKYSDVLTPVRYEDRYQVIGKCDVVILCSACQEPIITKEEYAKAIGTVEKSKRLVIDLGSPRNAESNIGELAGVQYVCVDDLEKVVSENRRLRMIELEAAQKILKEGIEEFLQWMRMDEVSKQISVHAERMLKSANEESEKLLRSMPDLPEEDRHRVQMMYERFAKKMANDFLYKVKAENSPEDVQVFLKCLGANNE from the coding sequence ATGCGTAAAATCTACATGGCAGGCATGAGCCACAAGGTGGCCGAAATCGCAGTCCGCGAAAAGTTCTACATCCCGATGGATGTCAAGACCAATGCATTGAGTAATTCTCCTTTTGATGAACTTTTGATTCTTGCGACCTGCAACCGCACTGAAGTTTACGTGGCCTCTGACCGCGACCTGTCCGATGCCGAACTTGTTCAGTACGTTTGCAAACTGGCGGGGCAGAGCTACGACGATTTTGCGAAATTCTTTTATTTTAAGTCGGACGACGAGGTGGCGCACCACGTGATGAACGTATGTGCGGGTCTTGATTCGGTGGCAATGGGTGAAGACCAAATCTTGCACCAGATTGGCCGCGCCTACGAAACGGCGCACCAGTTGCACGCAACGGGCAACACCCTGAACAAACTCTTTCAGAGCGCTATTCACACCACCAAGCGCATCAAGACTGAAACCAACTTGAGCAAGCTCAGCTGCAATATTCCGTTCCTGGCAATGAAACAGGTGCAGCACACTTTCGATGACTTGGAAAATCGAACGGTGTACATTGTGGGCCTTGGAGAAATGGGTTCCTTGATGCTCAAGTACGTGCAAGAAAATACGACCAAGATTTTTGCAAGCAGCAAGACTTTTGCAAATGCAGAAAAGTATTCCGACGTGCTCACGCCAGTGCGTTACGAAGACCGCTACCAGGTCATCGGCAAGTGCGACGTGGTGATTCTTTGCAGTGCTTGCCAAGAACCGATTATCACGAAAGAGGAATATGCGAAAGCGATTGGGACCGTAGAAAAATCCAAACGCTTGGTGATTGATTTGGGTAGCCCGCGCAATGCAGAATCTAACATTGGTGAACTTGCTGGCGTGCAATACGTTTGTGTCGATGACCTTGAAAAGGTCGTGTCTGAAAATCGCCGCCTGCGCATGATCGAGCTTGAAGCTGCCCAGAAAATTCTGAAAGAAGGCATCGAGGAATTCTTGCAGTGGATGCGTATGGACGAAGTCTCGAAGCAGATTAGCGTGCATGCCGAAAGAATGTTGAAGTCGGCGAACGAAGAATCCGAAAAATTGCTGCGCTCGATGCCGGATTTGCCCGAAGAAGACCGCCACCGTGTGCAAATGATGTACGAACGTTTTGCCAAAAAGATGGCGAATGATTTCTTGTACAAGGTCAAGGCCGAAAATTCGCCCGAAGATGTGCAAGTGTTCCTCAAGTGCTTGGGGGCGAACAATGAATGA
- the hemC gene encoding hydroxymethylbilane synthase, producing MNELKLRVATRKSALAMAQTTLVAEAIAAANPGLTYELVSMTTEGDRRLDKSLASFGGKGVFIKELEVALLEGRADIAVHSLKDMPAEVLPEFKLAAVLKREDPRDAFIARGGVDGIKFMDLPAGARVGTGSIRRVVQLKALRPDLEYVPIRGNIQTRLSKLAELDAVVLAAAGLKRMGLADQVTEYFSTEQVLPASGQGILAIETLSQLRHCEGNSPKQSIDAILAHVNDAESYAIAVAEMAYLKALNAGCQFPVASFAEFSDASTLALRGIYWDESSKRLLRAQVSQPLDARAADSVSQARAAGIALAQKIREQL from the coding sequence ATGAATGAATTGAAACTTAGAGTCGCGACACGCAAGAGTGCCCTTGCCATGGCGCAGACGACATTGGTCGCCGAGGCGATTGCAGCGGCAAACCCTGGCCTGACTTATGAACTCGTTTCGATGACGACCGAAGGCGACCGCCGACTCGACAAGTCCTTGGCGAGCTTCGGCGGCAAGGGCGTATTCATCAAGGAACTTGAAGTGGCGCTCCTCGAAGGCCGCGCAGACATTGCGGTGCATAGCCTCAAGGACATGCCTGCCGAAGTATTGCCCGAATTTAAGCTTGCAGCGGTTCTTAAACGTGAAGACCCGCGCGATGCCTTTATTGCACGCGGGGGAGTGGACGGTATCAAATTCATGGATTTGCCTGCAGGGGCCCGCGTCGGCACCGGTAGCATTCGCCGCGTCGTGCAACTTAAAGCGCTTCGCCCGGATTTGGAATACGTGCCTATCCGCGGAAACATCCAGACGCGACTTTCCAAGCTTGCGGAGCTCGACGCCGTTGTGCTCGCCGCCGCCGGCCTCAAGCGCATGGGCCTTGCCGACCAAGTGACAGAATACTTCAGCACCGAACAAGTGCTCCCGGCATCGGGCCAAGGCATCCTCGCCATCGAAACACTTTCTCAGCTGCGTCATTGCGAGGGCAATAGCCCGAAGCAATCCATAGACGCAATTCTTGCGCATGTCAATGACGCCGAATCGTATGCCATCGCCGTCGCCGAAATGGCTTACCTCAAGGCACTCAATGCAGGCTGCCAGTTCCCGGTCGCAAGCTTTGCTGAATTTAGCGATGCAAGCACCCTCGCGCTCCGCGGCATCTACTGGGATGAATCTAGCAAACGTCTGCTCCGCGCTCAGGTTTCGCAGCCCCTTGACGCCCGCGCCGCCGACTCTGTTTCACAGGCCCGCGCCGCCGGCATCGCCCTTGCACAAAAAATCCGCGAACAACTTTAA
- the tgt gene encoding tRNA guanosine(34) transglycosylase Tgt has product MENRNPFELLAKSPRSKARRGRIRTGHGTIETPIFMPVGTLASVKGLSSRDLREMQAQIILANTYHLYLRPGTKLIAEAGGVQKFMGWNGPMLTDSGGFQVWSLKDLRHITEEGVEFRSHLDGSHHLFSPESVMKAQREIGADIIMAFDECTPYPSTVEEASHSLDYTLAWTKRAKDWLEKNPPVHDYPQFFFGIVQGGMHKELRQKSIDALKEIAPDGYAMGGLSVGEPVETMYEIADFCTNSLPADRARYVMGVGTPWNLLELIKRGVDMFDCILPAKNAQDGLVYTSRGVLRYKNAKFADDERPLDPECDCHCCRNYTRAYVRHLFKTKEPLGWTLSTLHNLHFYLHLMQQARDHIEAGDFEEWSAEIIPQLQRDAE; this is encoded by the coding sequence GTGGAAAACCGCAACCCATTCGAACTTCTGGCAAAGTCGCCGCGCAGCAAAGCCCGTCGCGGACGAATCCGCACGGGCCACGGCACAATCGAAACGCCGATTTTTATGCCAGTGGGCACGCTCGCGAGCGTAAAGGGACTTTCGTCGCGAGACCTTCGCGAAATGCAGGCGCAGATCATTCTCGCGAATACGTACCACCTGTATCTGCGCCCTGGCACCAAGCTCATTGCCGAGGCGGGTGGCGTGCAGAAGTTCATGGGCTGGAACGGCCCGATGCTCACGGACAGCGGCGGATTCCAAGTCTGGAGCCTCAAAGACCTTCGCCACATTACCGAAGAGGGCGTAGAATTTCGTAGTCATCTGGACGGCTCGCATCATTTGTTCTCACCGGAATCGGTGATGAAGGCCCAGCGCGAAATCGGGGCCGACATCATTATGGCCTTTGACGAATGCACGCCTTATCCGAGCACCGTTGAGGAGGCTTCTCACTCGCTGGACTACACGCTCGCCTGGACAAAGCGCGCGAAGGATTGGCTTGAAAAGAACCCGCCGGTTCACGATTATCCGCAATTCTTTTTCGGGATTGTGCAGGGTGGCATGCACAAGGAACTCCGCCAAAAATCCATTGATGCCCTCAAGGAAATTGCTCCCGATGGCTATGCGATGGGCGGCCTTTCCGTAGGCGAACCTGTTGAAACCATGTACGAAATTGCGGATTTCTGCACGAATTCGCTGCCTGCCGACCGCGCCCGCTACGTGATGGGGGTGGGCACGCCTTGGAATCTGCTGGAGCTCATCAAGCGCGGCGTCGACATGTTCGACTGCATTCTGCCCGCCAAGAACGCGCAGGATGGCCTCGTTTATACCAGCAGGGGAGTGCTTCGTTACAAGAACGCCAAATTTGCCGATGACGAACGCCCGCTAGACCCGGAATGTGACTGCCATTGCTGCAGGAACTACACACGCGCCTACGTGCGTCACTTGTTCAAGACGAAGGAACCCCTCGGCTGGACTCTTTCAACACTCCACAACTTGCATTTCTATCTGCATTTGATGCAACAGGCTCGCGACCACATCGAGGCCGGTGATTTCGAAGAATGGTCTGCCGAAATTATCCCGCAACTCCAGCGCGACGCAGAATAA
- a CDS encoding DUF2156 domain-containing protein, with protein sequence MIKFKSPELSDRAVVAKAVADSGYTGSDASFANIFLLRQKYGTQIALQDGFLFRYYNGQGSRRGYAFPLGEGDVAAAIALIAEEARESGRPLEFCLVDEPRAQILREYFKTAGSNGAEPPLHFTENRGDSDYIYSAESLATLAGNQYKKKRNHVSRFNRTYSNYEIRPLTPSNFADALAVEKSWLNIETLGESSDTDCECACECREAAWAERSEDEKSRLSEYCAIVEAIEHFDELGMKGAVLYVEGKPVGMTMASEIAPGAWDIHFEKVIDEYAVNGGYAIINKLFAEKLWATGAHLINREEDINIEGLRKAKLSYYPQTILDKSHIVILEG encoded by the coding sequence ATGATAAAATTTAAGAGTCCAGAGCTTTCTGACCGGGCTGTGGTGGCAAAGGCCGTGGCCGATTCAGGTTATACCGGCAGTGACGCAAGCTTCGCGAACATTTTCCTGCTACGGCAAAAGTACGGCACACAGATTGCGCTGCAAGATGGGTTCCTTTTCCGCTATTACAACGGGCAAGGGAGCCGCAGGGGCTATGCCTTTCCGCTAGGAGAGGGCGATGTGGCGGCGGCAATCGCGCTTATTGCCGAAGAAGCCCGCGAATCGGGCCGTCCGCTGGAATTTTGCCTTGTAGACGAGCCTCGGGCACAGATTTTGCGGGAATATTTTAAGACAGCTGGGTCGAACGGCGCAGAACCGCCCCTTCATTTTACAGAAAATCGCGGCGACAGCGACTACATCTATTCTGCCGAAAGCCTTGCCACCTTGGCTGGAAACCAGTACAAGAAAAAGCGCAACCACGTTTCTCGATTTAACAGGACTTATTCGAACTACGAAATTCGCCCGCTTACGCCTTCGAACTTTGCGGATGCGCTTGCGGTCGAAAAGAGCTGGCTCAACATCGAAACCTTGGGCGAATCCAGCGATACCGACTGTGAATGCGCCTGCGAATGTCGCGAAGCCGCCTGGGCGGAACGCTCCGAAGATGAGAAATCCAGACTCTCGGAATACTGCGCTATTGTGGAGGCGATTGAGCATTTCGATGAGCTCGGCATGAAAGGGGCGGTGCTGTATGTCGAAGGCAAGCCCGTCGGTATGACCATGGCTTCTGAAATTGCTCCCGGCGCATGGGATATCCATTTCGAAAAAGTCATCGACGAATATGCGGTGAATGGCGGCTACGCGATTATTAACAAACTATTCGCCGAAAAGCTCTGGGCTACGGGAGCTCATTTGATCAACCGCGAAGAAGACATCAACATCGAAGGACTCCGCAAGGCGAAACTTTCATATTACCCGCAGACTATATTAGACAAGTCCCACATCGTCATTCTGGAGGGGTGA
- a CDS encoding flavodoxin family protein codes for MRKVVILNASPRKDGNISQMLNIMGDTLFEKGTEVTIIDVCKLEFRPCIGCMKCRSTHDCVMPEDDAKRILRLVQECDALVVGSPCYWGNMTGQLKMLFDRWVYGMMDHSERDYPIPLLKGKKAVIVTTCTTQWPFNLIFKQSAGTVRALKEILCWSGFKIAGVIQKGGTHKQNGLTPKEIAKCKKIALSLGSH; via the coding sequence ATGAGAAAAGTGGTCATTTTGAATGCAAGCCCGCGCAAAGACGGAAACATCAGCCAAATGCTGAATATCATGGGCGATACCTTGTTCGAAAAGGGCACCGAGGTGACAATCATTGATGTCTGCAAGCTGGAATTTCGTCCGTGTATCGGCTGCATGAAATGCCGTAGCACTCACGATTGCGTGATGCCGGAGGACGATGCGAAGCGGATTTTGCGTCTGGTGCAAGAATGCGACGCCCTTGTGGTCGGTTCGCCATGCTACTGGGGCAACATGACGGGGCAACTCAAAATGCTTTTCGACCGCTGGGTTTACGGCATGATGGACCACAGCGAACGCGATTACCCGATTCCTCTGTTAAAGGGAAAGAAGGCCGTCATTGTGACGACATGCACTACCCAATGGCCATTCAACCTCATTTTCAAGCAGTCGGCAGGCACTGTCCGCGCCCTCAAGGAAATCCTTTGCTGGAGTGGATTCAAGATTGCAGGTGTGATTCAAAAAGGCGGAACCCATAAGCAAAATGGCCTTACGCCCAAAGAAATTGCCAAGTGCAAGAAGATTGCCTTGTCACTTGGTTCGCATTAA
- the dnaJ gene encoding molecular chaperone DnaJ, translating to MAEKRDYYEVLGVGKDASADEIKHAYKKLAIKYHPDKNPGDKEAEEKFKEAAEAYDVLSNPEKRKNYDQFGFNAPGGGFGGGGFGGAGFDINDIFSQFGDIFGGGFGFSGGGRRSSRKAGPPRGNDLQIKVALSYKEIFEGCTKKVRLKRYTPCTECNGKGGTDIKTCETCKGTGRVRRVSGGFRSMMVSESACPTCNGTGEVIAKPCSNCHGEGRVQETEEISIKIPAGVAEGQYLNLRGEGNCGPRGGACGDLLAVIAEKPDDFYTREGDDLHCEIKVPVHKLVLGGTQRIPTLDGGEVQIKIAAGTQAGSILRLREQGLYPLNKRGDRGSLYVNIGVEIPKDLSREEKELYQKLAELRHDKETAQEESFLEKMKNLFK from the coding sequence ATGGCTGAAAAAAGAGATTATTACGAAGTTCTAGGCGTCGGCAAGGACGCAAGTGCTGATGAAATCAAGCACGCTTATAAGAAGCTTGCTATCAAGTACCATCCGGACAAGAACCCGGGCGACAAGGAAGCTGAAGAAAAGTTCAAGGAAGCTGCCGAAGCTTACGACGTACTCTCTAATCCTGAAAAGCGCAAGAACTACGACCAGTTTGGTTTTAATGCTCCTGGTGGCGGTTTTGGCGGTGGTGGATTCGGTGGTGCTGGATTCGACATCAACGATATCTTCAGCCAGTTTGGCGATATCTTTGGTGGCGGCTTTGGTTTCAGTGGCGGTGGCCGCAGAAGTTCTCGCAAGGCTGGTCCTCCGCGTGGTAACGACTTGCAGATCAAGGTGGCTCTCAGCTACAAGGAAATCTTCGAGGGCTGCACCAAGAAGGTTCGCCTGAAACGCTACACGCCGTGTACGGAATGTAACGGCAAGGGCGGCACCGACATCAAGACTTGTGAAACCTGTAAGGGTACGGGGCGCGTGCGTCGCGTATCTGGCGGATTCCGGAGCATGATGGTTTCCGAGAGCGCCTGCCCCACCTGTAATGGTACGGGTGAAGTTATCGCGAAACCGTGTAGCAACTGCCATGGCGAAGGCCGTGTGCAGGAAACGGAAGAGATTTCCATCAAGATTCCGGCGGGCGTTGCCGAGGGCCAGTACCTGAACCTGCGTGGCGAAGGCAACTGCGGGCCTCGCGGCGGTGCCTGCGGCGACTTGCTGGCGGTGATTGCCGAAAAGCCCGATGACTTCTACACCCGCGAAGGCGACGATTTGCACTGCGAAATCAAGGTTCCGGTCCACAAGCTGGTGCTTGGCGGAACGCAGCGCATCCCGACGCTGGACGGTGGCGAAGTGCAGATCAAGATTGCGGCCGGCACTCAGGCCGGGAGCATTCTGCGCCTGCGCGAACAGGGCCTGTACCCGCTGAACAAGCGAGGCGACCGTGGAAGCCTCTACGTGAACATCGGCGTGGAAATCCCGAAGGACCTTAGCCGCGAAGAGAAGGAACTCTACCAGAAACTCGCGGAACTCAGGCACGACAAGGAAACCGCGCAGGAAGAGTCTTTCCTTGAAAAGATGAAGAATCTGTTTAAGTAG